A region of Drosophila suzukii chromosome 2L, CBGP_Dsuzu_IsoJpt1.0, whole genome shotgun sequence DNA encodes the following proteins:
- the nrv2 gene encoding sodium/potassium-transporting ATPase subunit beta-2 isoform X2 — protein MSKPVPMSPSFVDEDLHNLRKPKPFHFGQFLYNSEDGTVMGRDRSSWAKIGIFYVAFYGVLAALVAICMWAFFQTLDPRIPKWTLNRSLIGTNPGLGFRPLPPVDNVESTLIWYKGTQHENYKHWTDSLDDFLAVYKVPGLTPGRGQNIYNCDYNQPPPKGQVCDVDIKSWSPCTKENNYSYHKSAPCIFLKLNKIYGWVPQYYNDSRDLPESMPLSLKTYIGEVQKTQPEKLNTIWVSCEGENPADQENIGAVNYLPIRGFPGYFYPYQNSEGYLSPLVAVHFQRPKRGIIINVECKAWARNIIHDRKERIGSVHYELLID, from the exons ATGTCAAAGCCCGTTCCAATGAGTCCGTCCTTTGTGGACGAGGATCTGCACAACTTAAGGAAGCCCAAGCCGTTCCATTTCGGCCAGTTCTTATATAATTCCGAGGATGGCACTGTTATGGGCCGAGATCGTTCGTCATGGG CCAAAATCGGAATCTTCTATGTGGCCTTCTATGGAGTCCTCGCCGCCCTGGTGGCCATCTGCATGTGGGCCTTCTTCCAAACCCTCGATCCTCGCATTCCGAAGTGGACCCTTAATCGCTCCCTGATCGGCACAAATCCAG GTCTGGGTTTCCGACCCTTGCCACCCGTCGACAACGTGGAAAGCACTTTGATCTGGTACAAGGGCACCCAGCACGAGAACTACAAACACTGGACAGACTCCCTAGATGATTTTCTTGCGG TTTACAAAGTACCCGGATTAACCCCCGGTCGTGGTCAGAACATCTACAACTGCGACTACAACCAGCCGCCGCCGAAGGGTCAGGTTTGCGACGTGGACATCAAATCGTGGTCGCCCTGTACCAAGGAAAACAACTACAGCTACCACAAGAGTGCGCCTTGCATTTTCCTCAAGCTCAACAAGATCTACGGCTGGGTACCACAGTACTACAACGATTCTCGGGACTTGCCAGAATCCATGCCTTTGAGCTTGAAGACCTACATTGGAGAGGTCCAGAAGACACAGCCAGAAAAG CTAAACACCATTTGGGTTTCGTGCGAGGGCGAGAATCCAGCCGATCAGGAGAACATTGGGGCCGTCAATTACCTGCCAATCAGGGGATTCCCCGGTTACTTCTACCCCTACCAGAACTCCGAGGGCTACTTGAGTCCCTTGGTGGCCGTGCACTTCCAGCGCCCCAAAC GCGGAATCATCATCAACGTCGAGTGCAAGGCTTGGGCTCGCAACATTATACACGATCGCAAGGAGAGGATCGGTTCGGTTCACTATGAGCTCCTCATCGATTAA
- the LOC108007151 gene encoding male-specific sperm protein Mst84Dd isoform X1 — MCNGCGCCGPCNETPCCGPHSPPCGAPSPIPCSPAPGMCCPPLPEGGIPDPRVWNYYNTPPTYPCGF; from the exons ATGTGTAACGGATGTGGATGCTGTGGACCCTGTAATGAAACTCCCTGCTGTGGCCCGCACAGTCCGCCCTGCGGAGCCCCGTCGCCCATTCCCTGCTCCCCTGCTCCGGGCATGTGCTGTCCTCCGCTGCCCGAGGGCGGCATTCCTGATCCGCGTGTCTGGAACTACTATAACACGCCCCCAACGTATCCAT GTGGCTTCTAA
- the LOC136116452 gene encoding uncharacterized protein isoform X2, protein MCNGCGCCGPSPCPKRYLVNKDNAPCVWCAPCKAHCYNTPPKCCC, encoded by the exons ATGTGTAACGGATGTGGATGCTGTGGACCCT CACCCTGCCCCAAACGCTACCTAGTGAATAAGGATAACGCACCGTGTGTTTGGTGTGCGCCGTGCAAGGCCCACTGCTACAATACCCCACCCAAATGCTGTTGCTAG
- the nrv2 gene encoding sodium/potassium-transporting ATPase subunit beta-2 isoform X1 — MPTITEDCIDGFQQYYSRPPERPKKKSLKQMVYDSEDNSYFGRSIDSWAKIGIFYVAFYGVLAALVAICMWAFFQTLDPRIPKWTLNRSLIGTNPGLGFRPLPPVDNVESTLIWYKGTQHENYKHWTDSLDDFLAVYKVPGLTPGRGQNIYNCDYNQPPPKGQVCDVDIKSWSPCTKENNYSYHKSAPCIFLKLNKIYGWVPQYYNDSRDLPESMPLSLKTYIGEVQKTQPEKLNTIWVSCEGENPADQENIGAVNYLPIRGFPGYFYPYQNSEGYLSPLVAVHFQRPKRGIIINVECKAWARNIIHDRKERIGSVHYELLID; from the exons ATGCCGACCATAACCGAGGATTGCATAGATGGATTCCAACAGTATTACTCAAGGCCCCCGGAGAGGCCCAAGAAGAAGTCCCTAAAGCAGATGGTCTACGATTCGGAGGACAACTCCTACTTTGGACGATCCATAGACAGTTGGG CCAAAATCGGAATCTTCTATGTGGCCTTCTATGGAGTCCTCGCCGCCCTGGTGGCCATCTGCATGTGGGCCTTCTTCCAAACCCTCGATCCTCGCATTCCGAAGTGGACCCTTAATCGCTCCCTGATCGGCACAAATCCAG GTCTGGGTTTCCGACCCTTGCCACCCGTCGACAACGTGGAAAGCACTTTGATCTGGTACAAGGGCACCCAGCACGAGAACTACAAACACTGGACAGACTCCCTAGATGATTTTCTTGCGG TTTACAAAGTACCCGGATTAACCCCCGGTCGTGGTCAGAACATCTACAACTGCGACTACAACCAGCCGCCGCCGAAGGGTCAGGTTTGCGACGTGGACATCAAATCGTGGTCGCCCTGTACCAAGGAAAACAACTACAGCTACCACAAGAGTGCGCCTTGCATTTTCCTCAAGCTCAACAAGATCTACGGCTGGGTACCACAGTACTACAACGATTCTCGGGACTTGCCAGAATCCATGCCTTTGAGCTTGAAGACCTACATTGGAGAGGTCCAGAAGACACAGCCAGAAAAG CTAAACACCATTTGGGTTTCGTGCGAGGGCGAGAATCCAGCCGATCAGGAGAACATTGGGGCCGTCAATTACCTGCCAATCAGGGGATTCCCCGGTTACTTCTACCCCTACCAGAACTCCGAGGGCTACTTGAGTCCCTTGGTGGCCGTGCACTTCCAGCGCCCCAAAC GCGGAATCATCATCAACGTCGAGTGCAAGGCTTGGGCTCGCAACATTATACACGATCGCAAGGAGAGGATCGGTTCGGTTCACTATGAGCTCCTCATCGATTAA
- the nrv1 gene encoding sodium/potassium-transporting ATPase subunit beta-1, translating to MSKNNGKGGKGEFEFPQPAKKQTFSQMIYDPQDGTFFGRTGKSWSQLMLFYTIFYIVLAALFTICMQGLLSTVNDDEPKWKLHDSLIGTNPGLGFRPLSEQTERGSVISFDGKKDAESDYWIGLIDDFLREYNHTEGRQMQHCSFGQARNHSDVCVVNIDLFGSCSKANSYGYKTNQPCIFLKLNKIYGWEPQVYEEEQKGMPDDLKKVINETKKEERQQIWVSCNGHLGKDKEHFENIRYFPTQGFPSYYYPYQNQKGYLSPLVAVQFNSPPKGQMLDVECRAWAKNIHYSGSARDRMGSVTFQVIVD from the exons ATGTCAAAGAATAACGGAAAGGGCGGCAAAGGCGAATTTGAATTCCCGCAGCCAGCGAAGAAGCAAACCTTCTCGCAAATGATCTACGATCCCCAGGATGGAACCTTTTTCGGACGTACCGGCAAAAGTTGGA GTCAGCTTATGCTGTTCTACACGATCTTCTACATCGTGCTGGCCGCCCTCTTCACCATTTGCATGCAGGGTCTGTTGTCCACCGTCAACGATGACGAACCCAAGTGGAAGCTGCACGACTCGCTCATTGGCACCAATCCCGGCCTGGGATTCCGACCCTTGAGCGAGCAGACCGAGCGTGGATCGGTGATCTCCTTCGACGGCAAGAAGGATGCCGAGAGTGATTACTGGATCGGGCTGATAGATGACTTTCTACGGG aataCAACCACACCGAGGGTCGACAGATGCAGCACTGCAGCTTTGGACAGGCCCGCAATCACTCAGATGTTTGCGTGGTCAACATCGATCTGTTTGGCAGCTGCTCGAAGGCCAACAGCTACGGCTATAAGACGAACCAGCCCTGCATATTCCTGAAGCTGAACAAGATCTATGGCTGGGAGCCGCAGGTTTACGAGGAGGAGCAGAAGGGTATGCCAGATGATCTGAAGAAGGTGATCAATGAGACGAAGAAGGAGGAG CGCCAGCAAATCTGGGTGAGCTGCAACGGACACTTGGGCAAGGATAAGGAGCACTTCGAGAACATCAGGTACTTCCCCACACAGGGATTCCCCAGCTACTACTACCCGTACCAGAACCAGAAGGGCTATCTGAGTCCCCTCGTCGCCGTGCAGTTCAACTCGCCGCCAAAGGGTCAAATGTTGGATGTGGAGTGCCGTGCCTGGGCCAAGAACATCCACTACAGCGGCAGTGCCCGCGATCGCATGGGGTCCGTGACCTTCCAGGTCATCGTGGACTAG
- the LOC136116452 gene encoding male-specific sperm protein Mst84Dd-like isoform X1, translating into MCNGCGCCGPCNETPCCGPHSPPCGAPSPIPCSPAPGMCCPPLPEGGIPDPRVWNYYNTPPTYPCGF; encoded by the exons ATGTGTAACGGATGTGGATGCTGTGGACCCTGTAACGAAACGCCCTGCTGTGGCCCGCACAGTCCGCCCTGCGGAGCCCCGTCGCCCATTCCGTGCTCCCCTGCTCCGGGCATGTGCTGTCCCCCGCTGCCCGAGGGCGGCATTCCCGATCCGCGTGTCTGGAACTACTATAACACACCCCCAACGTATCCAT GTGGCTTCTAA